Proteins co-encoded in one Campylobacter concisus genomic window:
- the ruvX gene encoding Holliday junction resolvase RuvX → MREKFMAIDVGLKRIGLAFGFGEIVTPLEPVLRKNRNQAARDVSQKVNEYAPDTLVVGVPIGGSSEDEMRRRIEHFVSLLDVKANIVYQDEAFSSSEASEIYTNTRRDGRLDSISATIILKRYLGIN, encoded by the coding sequence ATGAGAGAGAAATTTATGGCTATTGATGTTGGGTTAAAGCGAATAGGACTTGCTTTTGGTTTTGGCGAGATCGTGACTCCGCTTGAGCCAGTGCTTAGAAAAAATAGAAATCAAGCCGCAAGAGATGTGAGCCAAAAGGTAAATGAATATGCCCCAGATACGCTAGTGGTGGGCGTGCCAATCGGCGGTAGTAGTGAAGATGAGATGAGAAGACGCATCGAGCATTTTGTCTCACTTCTTGATGTAAAGGCAAATATTGTCTATCAAGATGAGGCCTTTAGCAGCAGCGAAGCTAGTGAAATTTACACCAATACAAGACGAGATGGTAGGCTAGATAGCATTTCAGCCACTATTATTTTAAAAAGATATCTTGGGATAAATTAA
- a CDS encoding DNA-processing protein DprA, translating to MRLDFIPEPLNRLKNPPKQLNFIGDTSLLSLPKIAVVGSRKANVYTKECVTALCTALKSANICVVSGGAIGVDIAAHKAAMPRTIGIFASGLDTIYPSQNKVAINEIYTKALALSEYDEGEPPLAYRFLERNRIVVGLCEALVVAQADLKSGSMQSARLANELKIPVYVLPQRMGESDGTNFLLANKKAELIDDYHKFASLFGEIKEQEKTSDEILKFCKNGVSLDEVLAKFGDIIYEYELEGLVEISNLRVKSLL from the coding sequence ATGAGACTTGACTTTATCCCAGAGCCACTAAATAGACTAAAAAATCCACCAAAACAGCTAAATTTTATCGGAGATACTTCGCTTTTATCCTTACCAAAGATCGCGGTTGTTGGCTCAAGAAAGGCAAATGTTTATACAAAAGAGTGCGTTACGGCACTTTGTACAGCACTAAAAAGTGCAAATATCTGTGTGGTAAGTGGTGGAGCAATCGGCGTTGATATCGCGGCTCATAAAGCTGCTATGCCACGAACGATTGGCATTTTTGCGAGCGGACTTGACACCATCTATCCAAGCCAAAATAAAGTGGCAATAAATGAAATTTATACCAAAGCCTTGGCACTTAGTGAGTATGATGAAGGCGAGCCGCCACTTGCTTATAGATTTTTGGAGCGAAACCGCATAGTTGTGGGGCTTTGCGAAGCTTTAGTCGTCGCGCAAGCTGATCTTAAAAGTGGTTCTATGCAAAGTGCAAGGCTTGCAAATGAGCTTAAAATTCCAGTTTATGTACTGCCACAGCGTATGGGCGAAAGCGATGGGACAAATTTTTTGCTTGCAAATAAAAAAGCCGAGCTTATCGATGACTATCATAAATTTGCTTCGCTTTTTGGCGAGATTAAAGAGCAAGAAAAAACTAGTGACGAGATCTTAAAATTTTGTAAAAATGGCGTAAGTCTTGATGAAGTTTTGGCAAAATTTGGCGATATCATCTATGAGTACGAGCTTGAAGGGTTAGTTGAAATTTCAAATCTAAGAGTAAAGAGTTTGCTATGA
- a CDS encoding divergent polysaccharide deacetylase family protein has product MSEKKTTKKRPTKKSVGRSNNKTYLGIGIIAAILIIALSVALSIKNNGAEQISKANEPKIEKQISKKAELKVASKEKKQEYEKRKYPLKFDEDENLSKIFTDPKHKSELALNSKVEPKEQKKIAEVKSEAKKEEIKKEQNDTKNLLASYKNTEPSVIENEQKIEPFYSSKIEQKTELKPQNFEVKVDQNKSTEIEKKEKFKNENIKVEPAKKAENLTTKKIEKTKYEEKNIKKDSFEAVPFTPNASIKGRAKLVIIIDDVATFEHASMIKSLGLKITPSIFPATKTHPDTPNIARTFEFYMIHLPMQAKHFDSPEIGTLTINESFESMHEKIKKIRKDFPRAKYTNNHTGSRFTSDFDAMDKAYRALIEQGFVFVDSKTIAQTAVARAAKKHNQPYISRDIFLDDDPSASAVRRELVAAVNLAKKRGYAIAIGHPKKNTISVIKESKNNLLKDVDVVYLKDIL; this is encoded by the coding sequence TTGAGCGAAAAAAAGACTACAAAAAAGCGACCTACAAAAAAAAGCGTAGGTCGCTCTAATAACAAAACCTATCTTGGTATCGGCATTATCGCGGCTATTTTGATAATAGCACTTAGCGTAGCTCTTAGTATAAAAAATAATGGTGCAGAACAGATAAGCAAAGCAAATGAGCCAAAGATAGAGAAACAAATTTCTAAAAAAGCTGAGCTAAAGGTTGCTAGTAAAGAGAAAAAACAAGAATACGAGAAGAGAAAATACCCTCTAAAATTTGATGAAGATGAAAATTTAAGTAAAATTTTTACCGATCCTAAGCATAAAAGTGAGCTTGCTTTAAATTCAAAAGTTGAGCCAAAAGAGCAAAAGAAGATAGCTGAAGTAAAGAGTGAAGCCAAAAAAGAAGAGATAAAAAAAGAGCAAAACGATACTAAAAATTTACTTGCAAGTTATAAAAATACAGAGCCTAGTGTAATAGAAAATGAACAAAAGATAGAGCCATTTTATAGCTCAAAAATCGAACAAAAAACTGAGTTAAAACCTCAAAATTTTGAAGTAAAAGTCGATCAAAATAAAAGTACTGAAATAGAAAAAAAAGAGAAATTTAAAAACGAGAACATAAAAGTCGAGCCAGCTAAAAAAGCTGAAAATTTAACTACCAAAAAGATAGAAAAAACAAAATATGAAGAAAAAAATATAAAAAAAGATAGCTTTGAAGCGGTACCTTTTACGCCAAATGCCAGCATAAAAGGGCGCGCAAAGCTCGTTATCATAATAGACGATGTGGCGACATTTGAACATGCAAGTATGATAAAGTCGCTTGGCTTAAAAATCACACCGTCTATTTTTCCAGCGACAAAGACTCATCCAGACACGCCAAATATCGCAAGAACATTTGAGTTTTATATGATACATCTTCCGATGCAAGCAAAACACTTTGATAGCCCAGAAATAGGCACTCTCACGATCAATGAGAGCTTTGAGAGCATGCATGAAAAGATAAAAAAGATACGCAAAGACTTCCCGCGTGCAAAATATACAAACAACCACACAGGATCACGCTTTACAAGCGATTTTGACGCTATGGATAAGGCTTATAGGGCGCTGATAGAGCAGGGCTTTGTCTTTGTTGATAGCAAAACTATCGCCCAAACCGCAGTAGCAAGAGCTGCAAAAAAACATAATCAGCCATACATCTCAAGGGATATATTTTTAGACGACGATCCATCGGCTAGTGCTGTTAGACGTGAGCTTGTGGCTGCTGTAAATTTGGCTAAAAAAAGAGGCTACGCGATCGCCATTGGACATCCAAAGAAAAATACGATCTCGGTTATAAAAGAGAGCAAAAATAATCTTTTAAAAGATGTTGATGTGGTTTATTTAAAAGATATTTTATGA
- the ilvC gene encoding ketol-acid reductoisomerase: MAINVYYDKDCDLSLIQSKKVAIIGFGSQGHAHAENLRDNGVNVVIGLSKGGKSWAKAEAKGFEVKTVSEATKGADVVMILTPDELQAEIYKNEIEPNLKDHAAIAFGHGFNVHFGQIKAPANIDVIMIAPKAPGHTVRSEFVRGGGIPDLIAVEQNASGKAKEIALSYACGIGGGRTGIIETTFKDETETDLFGEQAVLCGGLCALVNAGFDTLVEAGYEPEMAYFECLHELKLIVDLMYQGGMADMRYSISNTAEYGDYVSGVRVVGEESRKAMKEVLKEIQNGKFAKDFILERKAGYVRMNAERGIAERSLLNQTGKKLRAMMPWITNGKLIDQNKN, from the coding sequence ATGGCTATAAATGTTTATTATGATAAAGACTGCGATTTAAGCCTTATTCAAAGTAAAAAAGTAGCAATCATTGGCTTTGGTTCACAAGGTCATGCACATGCTGAAAATTTAAGAGATAACGGTGTAAACGTTGTAATTGGTCTTTCAAAAGGTGGCAAAAGCTGGGCAAAGGCTGAAGCAAAAGGCTTTGAGGTAAAAACTGTAAGCGAAGCTACAAAGGGCGCTGATGTGGTTATGATTTTAACTCCAGATGAGCTTCAAGCAGAAATTTATAAAAATGAGATCGAGCCAAATTTAAAAGATCACGCTGCTATCGCATTTGGGCATGGATTTAATGTGCATTTTGGTCAAATCAAAGCCCCAGCAAATATAGACGTCATCATGATCGCTCCAAAGGCTCCAGGACACACAGTTAGAAGCGAATTCGTAAGAGGCGGAGGTATACCTGATCTTATCGCTGTTGAGCAAAATGCAAGCGGAAAGGCTAAAGAGATCGCTCTAAGCTATGCTTGCGGTATAGGTGGCGGTAGAACCGGCATTATCGAGACAACATTTAAAGATGAAACTGAAACAGATTTGTTTGGCGAGCAAGCTGTTCTTTGTGGCGGTCTTTGCGCACTAGTAAATGCTGGCTTTGATACGCTTGTAGAGGCTGGTTATGAGCCTGAGATGGCGTATTTTGAGTGCTTGCATGAGTTAAAACTAATCGTTGATCTAATGTATCAAGGTGGCATGGCTGATATGCGCTACTCTATATCAAACACAGCTGAATACGGCGATTACGTAAGCGGCGTAAGAGTAGTTGGCGAAGAGAGCAGAAAAGCTATGAAAGAAGTTTTAAAAGAGATTCAAAATGGCAAATTTGCAAAAGACTTTATCCTAGAGAGAAAAGCAGGATATGTTAGAATGAACGCTGAACGCGGTATAGCTGAGAGAAGTTTGTTAAATCAAACTGGCAAAAAACTTCGCGCGATGATGCCTTGGATAACTAACGGCAAACTTATAGATCAAAATAAAAACTAA
- a CDS encoding HDOD domain-containing protein, whose protein sequence is MNESVFKKIKALPPLDDTVIQIQRLHADENSSISDLTKVVEKDPMLTANILRSANSPLYGFSQEITTIARAISLFGMATIRGFALSSTIKKSFSINLEPYGITTQDFLNISIIQNALMYNWHSKVNPKSLEILSPASFMLEIGKIVLAHELAENKQDVEFREKLKNISSPIDLALFETEILDMSNEEVTAKIFEQWNLETELSSSILYSNNPEEAPDHIKDYAKALKVIKTAVNIFNQLDDISIQNTLPLLDEYGFGHDTFLMAVAKVKDNL, encoded by the coding sequence ATGAATGAATCAGTTTTTAAAAAAATCAAAGCACTTCCACCATTAGATGACACAGTTATACAAATTCAACGCTTACATGCGGATGAAAATAGCTCAATAAGTGATCTTACAAAAGTGGTCGAAAAGGATCCGATGCTAACAGCAAATATCTTGCGTTCAGCAAACTCTCCACTTTATGGGTTTTCTCAAGAGATCACAACCATCGCAAGAGCTATTTCTCTTTTTGGTATGGCTACTATTCGAGGTTTTGCGCTTTCAAGTACGATTAAAAAGAGTTTTTCTATAAATTTAGAGCCTTATGGCATTACTACACAAGATTTTTTAAATATCTCGATAATACAAAATGCACTGATGTACAATTGGCATTCTAAAGTTAATCCTAAAAGCCTAGAAATTCTCTCTCCAGCTTCATTTATGCTTGAGATTGGCAAGATAGTTCTTGCTCACGAATTAGCCGAAAATAAACAAGACGTCGAATTTAGAGAAAAACTTAAAAATATATCTAGCCCAATTGATCTTGCCCTATTTGAAACAGAAATTTTAGATATGTCAAATGAAGAAGTTACGGCTAAAATTTTTGAACAATGGAACCTTGAGACAGAGCTTAGCAGCTCGATACTCTATTCAAATAATCCAGAAGAGGCACCAGATCATATAAAAGATTACGCAAAAGCCCTAAAAGTGATAAAAACGGCTGTAAATATCTTTAATCAACTTGATGATATAAGCATACAAAATACTCTACCTCTTCTTGACGAATACGGCTTTGGGCATGATACGTTTTTAATGGCTGTCGCTAAAGTCAAAGATAATTTGTGA
- a CDS encoding RNB domain-containing ribonuclease — translation MKEFLTSLLVGIKEKEVSNEDKEILRNLLNLGAVSSHKDKFYLNNGYVCGKLDISQNATGFIMPFDKRFKQDIIVENKNLNNSHLGDIVLAKLLPLKKKRQSAKIVMSLKLANETSVVYTKRFGVAILGVNLKTGLSTTLKATQKSLKMLPLGTLLKINNLNNEIVEVLGNLEDPLSDEKISLAIYNKNDKFSEACELEAKAFGDEVDASMYPNRVDLRNLEFCTIDPVDAKDFDDAIYFDEKKREIYVAIADVSEYVTAYSAIDSEAKKRGFSIYFPHISVPMLPRALSENICSLKPDVPRLAFCFKISLDANNEVKKEELFESIILSKRRFNYDEIDEILEDKRECEISWIKPLFKLTTKLRKKRLLHAFDFRTKELRMSLDEEGQILQTRFESDSDSHRLVEDCMLLANKAAAKLITKGVFRNHASPDFKKIDTLLEDLQLLGLDFTYENDLANLIRKIQLKADELGNREEIDKLIIKSQKKAEYSSENLGHFGLGFDRYTHFTSPIRRYSDLILHRLLKAKISKDDKLYNFLLLNIQSTCANLSELEREADKVAYDFMDRKFARWAAANIGKEVRCYVSENQNVLVAKLDDHFVGARIFITGYSANLLQKLIVKITEADIASAKIFAKVVRKINV, via the coding sequence GTGAAAGAATTTCTAACCTCACTACTAGTTGGCATCAAGGAAAAAGAAGTTTCAAACGAAGATAAAGAGATTTTACGAAATCTCTTAAATCTTGGTGCCGTAAGCTCTCATAAAGATAAATTTTACCTAAACAATGGCTACGTCTGTGGCAAGCTAGACATCAGCCAAAACGCAACTGGCTTTATCATGCCATTTGATAAACGCTTCAAGCAAGACATCATCGTAGAAAATAAAAATTTAAACAACTCACACCTTGGTGACATTGTGTTAGCAAAGCTTTTGCCACTTAAGAAAAAACGCCAAAGTGCTAAGATAGTGATGAGCCTAAAGCTTGCAAATGAGACAAGCGTGGTCTATACAAAACGCTTTGGAGTAGCTATTTTAGGGGTAAACTTAAAAACTGGACTAAGCACTACCTTAAAAGCGACGCAAAAAAGCCTAAAGATGCTTCCTCTTGGGACGCTGCTTAAGATAAACAACCTAAACAACGAGATAGTCGAGGTTTTAGGAAATTTAGAAGATCCGCTAAGTGATGAGAAAATTTCGCTTGCTATTTATAATAAAAACGATAAATTTAGCGAGGCTTGCGAGCTTGAGGCAAAGGCTTTTGGCGATGAAGTCGATGCTAGTATGTATCCAAACAGAGTTGATCTAAGAAATTTAGAGTTTTGTACGATCGATCCAGTCGACGCCAAAGACTTTGACGATGCCATATATTTTGATGAAAAAAAGCGCGAAATTTACGTTGCTATCGCTGATGTAAGCGAGTATGTGACCGCATATAGCGCCATTGATAGCGAGGCTAAAAAAAGAGGCTTTTCAATCTACTTTCCGCACATTTCAGTACCGATGTTGCCACGTGCGCTTAGTGAAAATATCTGCTCACTAAAGCCAGATGTGCCTCGTCTTGCATTTTGTTTTAAAATTTCACTTGATGCGAATAATGAGGTAAAAAAAGAGGAGCTTTTTGAGTCGATCATCCTTTCAAAAAGGCGCTTTAACTACGACGAGATCGATGAAATTTTAGAAGACAAAAGAGAGTGTGAAATTTCATGGATCAAGCCACTTTTTAAACTCACCACAAAGCTTCGCAAAAAAAGGCTTTTGCACGCATTTGACTTTAGGACAAAAGAGCTGAGAATGAGCCTTGATGAAGAGGGTCAAATTTTACAAACTAGATTTGAAAGTGACTCCGACTCACATAGACTAGTCGAGGACTGCATGCTTTTAGCAAATAAAGCTGCCGCAAAGCTCATCACAAAGGGCGTTTTTAGAAACCACGCTTCGCCTGATTTTAAAAAGATAGATACCTTGCTTGAAGACTTGCAGCTTTTAGGGCTTGACTTTACTTATGAAAACGATCTTGCAAATTTAATAAGAAAAATACAGCTAAAAGCCGATGAGCTTGGTAACCGCGAAGAGATAGATAAGCTCATCATCAAGTCACAAAAAAAGGCTGAATACTCAAGTGAAAATTTAGGCCACTTTGGGCTTGGATTTGATAGATACACGCACTTTACAAGCCCTATTAGACGCTATTCTGATCTCATTTTACATAGGCTCTTAAAGGCTAAAATTTCAAAAGATGACAAGCTTTACAACTTTTTGCTTTTAAACATCCAAAGCACCTGCGCAAATTTAAGCGAGCTTGAAAGAGAAGCTGACAAGGTAGCCTACGACTTTATGGATAGGAAATTTGCACGCTGGGCAGCCGCAAACATCGGCAAAGAGGTGCGCTGCTATGTGAGCGAAAACCAAAATGTCTTGGTTGCTAAGCTTGATGATCATTTTGTCGGAGCTAGGATTTTCATAACTGGATACAGCGCAAATTTACTTCAAAAGCTCATCGTAAAGATCACAGAGGCCGACATCGCGAGTGCTAAAATTTTTGCAAAAGTGGTAAGAAAGATCAATGTATAG
- the holA gene encoding DNA polymerase III subunit delta, with the protein MYRKDLELNLANANLSNYFLLFGADEFQIELFGKEILSFYSSEDANLLSLYFDEYNYAQASSHLSEQSLFGGKNILYVKSDKKIPAKELKELISLCSKSQNNYFLFELYESDMKLVFDTQKAFGTNFARFFKPSTPDEAINLLAKSSAKIGLNITKNALYELYFTHNENLYLAASELTKLKSLNTHIEQDDVKRLVFGLGGINFDDFFNKFMALKDIKNDFFTYLEDPNFNEILFLNSLYKAFFRLFKIYSYIKINGRLNLDEAIGYQPPVNVANLLKANSLKLNLNIYLEIFKTLNLAELELKTNTKMDKEIFVLSTILNLQHLISTANIK; encoded by the coding sequence ATGTATAGAAAAGATTTGGAGCTAAATTTAGCAAATGCAAATTTAAGCAACTACTTCTTGCTTTTTGGGGCGGACGAGTTTCAGATAGAACTTTTTGGTAAGGAAATTTTGAGCTTTTATTCAAGTGAAGACGCAAATTTATTAAGCCTTTATTTTGATGAGTACAACTACGCGCAGGCAAGCTCTCACCTAAGCGAGCAGTCGCTTTTTGGCGGTAAAAATATCCTCTATGTAAAAAGCGACAAAAAGATCCCAGCAAAAGAGCTAAAAGAGCTTATCTCGCTTTGCTCAAAAAGCCAGAATAACTACTTTTTATTTGAGCTTTATGAGTCCGATATGAAACTAGTTTTTGATACGCAAAAGGCTTTTGGGACAAATTTTGCTAGATTTTTCAAGCCCTCAACTCCAGATGAAGCAATAAATTTACTAGCTAAAAGCTCAGCCAAAATAGGCCTAAACATAACCAAAAACGCACTTTATGAGCTTTACTTTACACATAATGAAAATTTATACCTTGCAGCAAGCGAGCTAACAAAGTTAAAGAGCCTAAACACCCACATCGAACAAGATGATGTAAAAAGGCTGGTTTTTGGACTTGGTGGGATAAATTTTGATGACTTTTTCAATAAATTTATGGCACTAAAAGATATAAAAAATGACTTTTTTACCTATCTAGAAGATCCAAATTTTAATGAAATTTTATTTCTAAACTCGCTTTACAAAGCATTTTTTAGGCTATTTAAAATTTACTCTTACATTAAGATAAATGGTCGATTGAATTTAGATGAGGCAATCGGTTATCAACCGCCTGTAAATGTCGCAAATTTATTAAAAGCAAATAGCTTAAAACTAAATTTAAATATCTATTTGGAGATATTTAAAACGCTAAATTTAGCCGAGTTAGAGCTAAAAACAAACACAAAAATGGATAAAGAAATTTTTGTATTATCAACCATTTTAAATTTACAACATCTCATATCAACAGCAAATATTAAGTAA